In a single window of the Veillonella sp. genome:
- the rsmH gene encoding 16S rRNA (cytosine(1402)-N(4))-methyltransferase RsmH has protein sequence MEFNHTSVLLRETVDSVVTNPKGIYVDCTLGGAGHAHAVGEMLDPEGMIIGLDQDEDALSVARQRLSDLTCQVLTIPTNFSNLKEALHNEGIYEVDGFIFDLGVSSYQLDTPERGFSYMNDGPLDMRMDKDAPLTAEEVVNEYDAEALLQIIRDYGEERWAKRIVEFIINARQEKRITTTGELVRIIKQAIPAKARQDGPHPAKRTFQAIRIEVNRELAILHDSFVDAVSMLKPKGKIGVITFHSLEDRITKQTFKELSTACICPPELPMCVCNHKAVVKAKNKAIEPSAGEIEVNPRARSAKLRVAVKL, from the coding sequence ATGGAATTTAATCATACCAGCGTACTTTTACGCGAAACGGTGGACTCCGTCGTAACTAATCCAAAAGGCATCTATGTGGACTGCACCCTGGGTGGTGCGGGACATGCCCATGCTGTGGGTGAGATGCTAGACCCAGAAGGCATGATTATAGGGTTGGATCAAGATGAAGATGCGTTGAGCGTAGCTCGACAGCGTTTATCTGATTTAACATGTCAGGTGTTAACAATACCGACGAACTTTTCTAACTTAAAAGAAGCCCTTCATAATGAGGGTATCTATGAAGTAGATGGATTTATCTTTGATCTTGGCGTATCTAGCTATCAACTGGATACACCGGAGCGTGGCTTTTCATATATGAATGATGGCCCTTTAGATATGCGTATGGATAAGGATGCACCATTAACAGCAGAAGAGGTTGTTAATGAATATGATGCTGAAGCATTATTGCAAATTATCCGCGACTATGGGGAAGAGCGATGGGCTAAGCGCATTGTTGAATTCATCATTAATGCACGACAAGAAAAACGAATTACCACTACTGGTGAGTTAGTTAGAATTATTAAGCAAGCAATACCTGCGAAGGCGCGTCAAGATGGACCGCATCCGGCAAAACGGACGTTCCAAGCCATTCGCATTGAAGTAAATAGAGAATTAGCTATCTTGCATGATAGTTTTGTAGATGCTGTATCCATGTTGAAACCAAAGGGGAAAATTGGGGTTATCACATTCCACTCCTTGGAAGATCGAATTACGAAACAAACTTTCAAAGAGTTGAGTACAGCATGTATATGTCCTCCAGAATTGCCGATGTGCGTATGTAACCACAAGGCAGTTGTGAAGGCGAAGAATAAGGCTATAGAGCCTAGTGCAGGGGAGATTGAGGTTAATCCGAGGGCTAGAAGCGCAAAGTTACGCGTAGCCGTCAAGTTGTAG
- the mraZ gene encoding division/cell wall cluster transcriptional repressor MraZ, whose product MFMGEYNHTIDTKGRMIIPAKIREQLGEVCIVTKGLDNCLAIYTEEAWKKISAALQSQSSTKASVRALKRFVFGSAAELEYDKQGRVLIPVPLREYASLDKQAVIVGAGDHVEIWSREKYDYYDAQVAESMEELVEGLEGIML is encoded by the coding sequence ATGTTCATGGGAGAATATAATCACACCATTGATACAAAAGGGCGGATGATTATACCCGCGAAAATACGTGAACAACTAGGCGAAGTATGTATTGTTACTAAGGGCCTAGATAACTGCTTAGCTATTTATACCGAAGAAGCGTGGAAGAAAATTTCTGCAGCTTTACAATCACAATCCTCCACTAAAGCTAGCGTACGTGCCTTGAAACGTTTTGTTTTTGGTAGTGCCGCTGAGCTTGAATATGATAAACAAGGTCGTGTCCTCATTCCTGTACCACTACGTGAATATGCGAGCCTTGATAAACAGGCCGTTATTGTCGGTGCTGGGGATCACGTTGAAATTTGGAGCCGCGAAAAATATGATTACTATGATGCTCAAGTGGCTGAAAGTATGGAAGAATTAGTTGAAGGTCTAGAAGGGATTATGTTATAG